The segment CGCAGCGCCTGCCGCCGCGGCTCCTGAAGCAGCTCCCGCAGCAGCCCCGGCTGAAAGTAGCGACGCGAACGCGGCGCCTGCGGCCGGGGCGGAGGCTGCGAGCGCCGAAGCGCCCAAGTCGGAAGCGCCCACCGGTGAGATCAAGCCGGAAGCGGCGCCCGAGAGTGCGCCGTCAGCTCCAACCGCGGCCGCCGCCGGCGCGCCGTTCAAGGCGAAGCTGTCGGTGGTTCGCGGCGGACGCAAGGGCCAGGAATTTCCGCTCGAAGATGGCAACAACCTGGTCGGCAGATGGGATCCCGAGACCGGATCATTTCCGGAAGTGGATCTCGACGCCGACGATCCCGAAGCCAAGATCTCGCGCAAGCATGCGCTGATTCGAATCGACGGCGGCAAGATCACGATCGAGGACATCGGCAGCCTCAACGGCACCTACGTGAATCGTCAGCCGCGCCTGTCGCCGGGCGCTCCGGCCGAGCTCAAGTCGGGCGACGAGGTGATCATCGGGAAAACGTTCCTCAAGCTGGTGGTAGAAACGATATCTTGACCGCCATCCCCTCCAGTCGCGCCGGGACGTACGCCGCCTGCGCGGAAGTTGAAGAGGGTCATAGACAATCGCCATGAATGCGGGCGAGGCACTCACCGAGGGCCATCTTCTCGACGGTCGTTATCGGGTCAAGAAGGTGCTCGGCGTCGGCGGGATGGGACGCGTGTACCTGTCCAACGACACGCGCCTGGCGAACCGGCCGGTCGCGGTCAAGGAGATGGTGGTCGGCGACGGAATCCGGGAGAAGAAAGCGATCGAGGACTTCACCCGCGAGGCCAACGTGCTGGCGCGGCTGTCGCATCCGGGAATCCCAACGCTGATCGATCACTTCGCCGAGAACTCGCGCCATTACCTGGTGATGGAATTCGTCGCGGGCGGCGATTTGCAGCAC is part of the Candidatus Binatus sp. genome and harbors:
- a CDS encoding FHA domain-containing protein; amino-acid sequence: AAPAAAAPEAAPAAAPAESSDANAAPAAGAEAASAEAPKSEAPTGEIKPEAAPESAPSAPTAAAAGAPFKAKLSVVRGGRKGQEFPLEDGNNLVGRWDPETGSFPEVDLDADDPEAKISRKHALIRIDGGKITIEDIGSLNGTYVNRQPRLSPGAPAELKSGDEVIIGKTFLKLVVETIS